A stretch of Gymnodinialimonas phycosphaerae DNA encodes these proteins:
- a CDS encoding 5-oxoprolinase subunit B family protein — protein MTDVPSFKPVGDTGLLVTLSDVADEAANTHVIALDHALAAAEVNGVKECIPALVNLLVHFDPLITDHASVEAAVRALFPLPDITASDTTTHIIPVCYDAELCPDLLATAEATGLPPEQVIAAHASARLRVSMYGFAPGYAYLSGLPPEIHVPRKKTALRDVPKGSILIAGAQSILTPLTMPTGWNIIGRSPAEVISGSRFLFDVGDTVTFTRIPRADLPEWLQT, from the coding sequence ATGACGGATGTGCCCTCCTTCAAACCCGTGGGCGACACCGGTCTTCTTGTGACGCTGTCGGACGTCGCGGATGAGGCGGCAAATACCCATGTGATCGCGCTCGACCACGCCCTTGCCGCAGCCGAGGTCAACGGTGTTAAGGAATGCATTCCCGCACTGGTGAACCTGCTGGTTCACTTCGATCCGCTAATCACCGATCACGCGAGCGTCGAGGCCGCCGTGCGCGCGCTCTTTCCGCTGCCCGACATCACGGCCTCGGATACCACGACTCATATCATCCCAGTGTGTTACGATGCGGAACTGTGCCCTGACCTTCTGGCCACCGCCGAGGCAACAGGGCTGCCGCCCGAGCAGGTGATCGCGGCCCATGCAAGCGCCCGCCTGCGCGTCTCGATGTATGGCTTCGCGCCGGGCTATGCCTACCTGTCAGGCTTGCCGCCCGAGATCCACGTGCCACGCAAGAAAACGGCGTTGCGCGATGTGCCCAAAGGCTCGATCCTGATCGCGGGCGCACAATCGATCTTAACGCCGTTAACCATGCCTACGGGATGGAACATCATCGGCCGTTCCCCCGCCGAGGTCATCTCTGGAAGCCGTTTCCTTTTCGACGTCGGCGACACCGTCACCTTCACCCGCATCCCCCGCGCCGATCTGCCAGAGTGGTTGCAGACATGA